A single Planctomycetota bacterium DNA region contains:
- a CDS encoding DUF1549 domain-containing protein — protein MGWNIARPICLAICAWVLPAALEAAPTITKVEVFPPELNLTTSRDRQSFVVVAERSDGVTLDVTSQAKAKLADGKIAKIEGSTVLPVADGSTKLEIEFNGHKVERAVSVKEAKTERPVSFTLDVMAVFTRAGCNTGSCHGAARGKDGFNMSLFGFDPAGDHYRITHELGFRRVNLALPAESMLLEKADGSVPHTGGKRFEKNSDYYATVLRWLEAGAPNDVGQVPKVVRVEIYPPSAVLEGTGAKQRFIARAVYTDGTDRDVTDLTVFSSNNETSAQMTPEGVVTAAARGEAFIMARFDTFSVGSQVLVLPKGLDYVAPKMQPVNYIDQLVNAKLEKLRILPSEQCDDATFLRRITIDLTGLLPSEQEFLEFTADKDPQKRAKLIDRLLERREFSELWAMKWAEILLVRSNNQIMQPKGIYLYSKWLTDQIHQNRPIDKIVHDLLASSGSSFATPATNFYLAQPDALKSAENVAQVFMGIRTQCAQCHNHPFDRWTMDDYYSFASFFTQVGRKQAEDPREYIIFNRGGGEVNHPVVKKAMPPKFLGGPTPAVAGKDRRQVVADWLASADNPLFPTSVANRIWEHFFGMGVVQPVDDIRVSNPPSNPELFNALGDQLVKYNYDMKQLVRDICNSQAYQRATQRNASNEDDEKNFAHGNIRRIKAECLLDCISQATEAPERFRGLAQGSHATEIPDGATSSYFLTTFGRSTRETVCAADAKTDPTLSQSLHLINGATVEGKIAAGGIITKMLQAKKAPAEIIDTMYIRCLTRRPTEEEKSRLLAMVGEKDQAQVLTDVFWALLNSREFLFNH, from the coding sequence ATGGGATGGAATATCGCGCGCCCGATTTGTCTGGCGATTTGCGCTTGGGTTTTGCCTGCCGCGCTCGAGGCGGCCCCCACGATCACCAAGGTCGAGGTCTTTCCGCCGGAGTTGAATCTGACGACGTCGCGCGATCGGCAAAGCTTCGTCGTGGTAGCCGAGCGCAGCGACGGCGTGACACTCGACGTGACGTCCCAGGCCAAAGCCAAGCTGGCCGATGGCAAGATCGCGAAGATCGAAGGGAGCACCGTCCTGCCCGTCGCCGACGGCAGCACCAAGCTCGAAATCGAATTCAACGGCCACAAGGTCGAACGAGCGGTCTCGGTCAAGGAAGCCAAGACCGAACGCCCGGTCAGCTTCACGCTCGACGTGATGGCGGTCTTTACCCGCGCTGGCTGCAACACGGGTAGCTGCCACGGCGCGGCGCGCGGCAAGGACGGCTTTAACATGTCGCTGTTCGGCTTCGACCCGGCCGGCGATCACTATCGCATTACCCACGAGTTGGGCTTCCGCCGCGTGAACTTGGCCCTGCCGGCCGAGAGCATGCTGCTGGAGAAAGCCGACGGCTCGGTGCCTCACACCGGTGGCAAGCGGTTCGAGAAGAACAGCGATTACTACGCCACGGTCCTCCGTTGGCTTGAAGCCGGCGCGCCGAACGATGTGGGGCAGGTGCCCAAGGTGGTCCGCGTTGAGATTTATCCGCCGAGCGCGGTGCTTGAAGGGACCGGCGCCAAGCAGCGGTTCATCGCCCGGGCGGTCTACACCGATGGCACCGATCGCGACGTGACGGACCTGACGGTCTTCTCGTCGAACAACGAAACCTCGGCCCAAATGACGCCCGAGGGTGTGGTGACGGCGGCGGCGCGTGGCGAGGCCTTCATCATGGCCCGCTTCGACACCTTCTCGGTCGGATCGCAAGTGCTGGTCCTGCCCAAGGGTCTCGACTATGTAGCGCCGAAGATGCAGCCGGTGAACTACATCGATCAACTGGTGAACGCCAAGCTCGAAAAGCTGCGCATCCTTCCCAGCGAGCAATGCGACGACGCGACCTTCTTGCGTCGCATCACGATTGACCTGACCGGCTTGTTGCCCAGCGAGCAAGAGTTCCTAGAATTCACCGCCGACAAGGATCCGCAAAAGCGGGCCAAGCTGATCGATCGCTTGTTGGAACGCCGCGAGTTCTCGGAACTGTGGGCGATGAAGTGGGCTGAGATTCTGCTGGTGCGCTCAAACAACCAGATCATGCAGCCCAAGGGGATTTACCTGTATTCCAAGTGGCTGACCGACCAGATTCACCAGAATCGGCCAATCGACAAGATCGTCCATGACCTGTTGGCGTCGAGCGGCAGTTCGTTCGCCACTCCGGCCACCAATTTCTACTTGGCCCAGCCCGATGCGCTGAAATCAGCCGAGAACGTGGCCCAGGTGTTCATGGGCATTCGCACCCAGTGCGCCCAGTGCCACAACCATCCGTTCGATCGCTGGACGATGGACGACTATTACAGCTTTGCCTCGTTCTTCACCCAGGTTGGCCGCAAGCAGGCCGAAGACCCGCGCGAGTACATCATCTTCAATCGCGGTGGCGGAGAAGTGAATCACCCAGTTGTCAAGAAGGCCATGCCCCCCAAGTTCCTCGGCGGCCCGACTCCGGCCGTGGCGGGTAAGGATCGCAGGCAAGTGGTCGCTGACTGGCTGGCCTCGGCGGACAATCCGCTGTTTCCCACCAGCGTGGCCAACCGGATTTGGGAACACTTCTTCGGCATGGGGGTCGTCCAGCCAGTGGACGACATCCGCGTTAGCAACCCGCCCAGCAATCCCGAACTGTTCAACGCTTTGGGCGACCAATTGGTGAAGTACAACTATGACATGAAGCAGTTGGTTCGCGATATTTGCAATTCGCAGGCGTACCAGCGGGCGACTCAGCGGAACGCCAGCAACGAAGACGACGAAAAGAACTTCGCCCACGGCAACATCCGCCGCATCAAGGCCGAATGCCTGTTGGACTGCATCAGCCAGGCGACCGAAGCGCCCGAGCGGTTCCGGGGCCTGGCCCAGGGTTCGCACGCGACCGAGATTCCGGACGGCGCGACGAGCAGCTACTTCCTGACCACGTTCGGCCGCTCGACGCGCGAGACGGTTTGTGCCGCCGACGCCAAGACCGACCCGACGCTGTCCCAGTCGTTGCACCTGATCAACGGCGCCACGGTCGAAGGCAAAATCGCCGCCGGCGGCATCATCACCAAGATGTTACAGGCCAAGAAGGCGCCGGCCGAGATCATCGACACGATGTACATTCGCTGCCTGACGCGGCGCCCAACCGAGGAAGAAAAGTCTCGCTTGCTGGCGATGGTCGGCGAGAAGGACCAGGCCCAAGTGCTGACCGACGTCTTTTGGGCGCTGCTGAACTCGCGTGAGTTCCTGTTCAACCACTAA
- a CDS encoding PPC domain-containing protein, translated as MKLSSPRRFLSPCPGLIVALAAILVSSQQAAAQQVAQIANVVPPGASRGAELTVKIAGRGLSKVEGLIVYEPGITVKGVKQLDERTAELTLAISSDCRLGQHSIRVVTAYGISELGVFSIGALAEVTEKEPNNEPAKAQQIELDTTVNGTANGDDLDYYVVQAKKGERLTAEIEGIRLGRGLFDPFVSISDANLNELANSDDDVLINCDAIASCVAPEEGKYFILVRDMALLGNGAYRVHIGRYPQPRAAYPPGGPLGQTVSVKLIGDVAGDTTLALATPKKASYRYEIQAHDDRGAAPSGIPFRLSTLANALEAEPNDTSDKATPVTAPVALNGILQAEGDIDRFKFTAKKGESYDVRLFGRSLRSPIDSVLTIERAAGGAVASNDDVGNDPDSALKFNVPADGEYVVVVKDMLNRGGPRFVYRVEITQAQPALSLSLPELRRYEDIVLPVPQGNRMALMMSAQRRDCSGDVAVTLKDLPPGFKAEVVPMPSNQSQTLFLVSAADDAAIGGGLVDLTGQLKTKQGDKDVTIDGHLEQLSMMVRVNNNRVLFGRTETRMATAVIRPVPFHLEIVEPKVPLVRNGSMELKVRCVRDKDYKAPVTMRMVYNPPGVSSSGSAMINEGQTEGIMPLTASKDAQTGDWRIVVVGSAEVGGQRVEVATQMVVLKVEESFFTFAFKPMAVDQGKSTDFTIDVDVAREFAGKAKLELLGLPAEAKAEPIEFDAQAEKVTLKVDTTAKTPGGRHKSLMCRATVMQDGEPIIHMLGPAELRVDVPLVKKETEKKPAPAPAQKSK; from the coding sequence ATGAAACTAAGTTCTCCTCGCCGCTTCCTGTCGCCGTGCCCCGGGCTGATCGTTGCTTTGGCCGCCATTTTGGTTTCGTCCCAGCAAGCCGCCGCCCAGCAGGTCGCACAAATCGCCAACGTGGTTCCGCCGGGCGCTTCGCGCGGCGCCGAGTTGACGGTCAAGATCGCCGGCCGTGGTTTGTCCAAGGTCGAGGGGCTGATCGTCTATGAGCCCGGCATCACGGTGAAGGGGGTCAAACAGCTCGACGAACGCACCGCCGAACTCACGTTGGCCATCAGCAGCGATTGTCGCTTGGGCCAACATTCGATTCGCGTGGTGACGGCTTACGGCATCAGCGAACTGGGCGTGTTTTCAATCGGCGCATTGGCCGAAGTGACCGAAAAGGAACCGAACAACGAACCGGCAAAGGCTCAGCAGATCGAACTTGACACCACGGTCAACGGCACGGCCAACGGCGACGACCTGGACTATTACGTCGTCCAGGCCAAGAAGGGGGAACGGCTCACGGCCGAAATCGAAGGCATTCGCCTGGGGCGCGGCTTGTTCGACCCGTTCGTTTCGATCTCCGATGCCAACCTTAACGAATTGGCCAACTCCGATGATGACGTGCTGATCAACTGCGACGCCATCGCCTCGTGCGTCGCTCCAGAAGAGGGAAAGTACTTCATCCTGGTGCGCGACATGGCCCTGCTGGGCAATGGCGCTTATCGCGTTCACATTGGCCGCTATCCGCAGCCCCGCGCGGCTTATCCCCCCGGCGGCCCGCTTGGCCAGACGGTGAGCGTCAAGCTGATTGGCGACGTGGCGGGCGATACGACGCTGGCCCTGGCCACGCCCAAGAAAGCAAGCTATCGCTACGAGATTCAGGCCCACGACGATCGCGGCGCCGCGCCGAGCGGCATTCCCTTCCGGCTCAGCACGCTGGCAAACGCCTTGGAAGCCGAACCGAACGACACGAGCGACAAGGCCACGCCGGTGACGGCGCCCGTCGCTCTGAACGGTATTTTGCAAGCCGAGGGGGACATCGACCGCTTTAAGTTTACCGCCAAGAAGGGTGAATCGTACGACGTCCGGCTGTTCGGGCGCAGTCTGCGCTCGCCGATCGACTCGGTGCTGACGATCGAACGCGCCGCCGGTGGCGCCGTGGCGTCGAACGACGACGTGGGAAATGATCCGGACAGCGCGCTCAAGTTCAACGTCCCGGCCGACGGCGAGTACGTGGTGGTCGTCAAGGACATGCTCAATCGCGGCGGCCCGCGATTCGTCTATCGCGTCGAAATTACCCAGGCCCAGCCGGCGCTGTCGCTCAGCCTGCCCGAGCTGCGCCGCTATGAAGACATTGTGCTGCCGGTGCCGCAAGGGAACCGGATGGCCCTGATGATGAGCGCCCAGCGCCGCGATTGCTCGGGCGATGTGGCCGTGACGCTCAAGGATCTGCCGCCTGGCTTCAAAGCCGAAGTCGTGCCGATGCCGTCCAACCAATCACAGACGCTGTTCTTGGTCTCGGCGGCGGACGATGCCGCGATTGGTGGTGGACTGGTTGACCTGACTGGCCAGTTGAAGACCAAACAAGGCGACAAGGACGTGACCATCGACGGCCACCTGGAACAGTTGAGCATGATGGTTCGCGTGAACAACAACCGCGTCCTGTTCGGCCGCACCGAAACGCGGATGGCCACGGCCGTGATTCGTCCGGTGCCGTTCCATCTGGAAATTGTCGAGCCGAAGGTTCCGCTGGTCCGCAACGGTTCGATGGAACTGAAGGTTCGCTGCGTTCGCGACAAGGACTACAAGGCCCCGGTCACCATGCGAATGGTTTACAACCCGCCGGGTGTCAGCTCGTCGGGCTCGGCCATGATCAACGAAGGCCAGACCGAAGGGATCATGCCGCTGACAGCCAGCAAGGATGCCCAGACCGGCGACTGGCGAATCGTGGTCGTCGGCTCGGCCGAGGTCGGAGGTCAACGGGTCGAAGTCGCCACGCAGATGGTGGTCCTGAAGGTCGAAGAATCGTTCTTTACCTTTGCCTTCAAGCCGATGGCCGTCGATCAGGGGAAGTCGACTGATTTCACCATCGACGTCGACGTGGCCCGCGAGTTCGCCGGCAAGGCAAAGCTCGAACTGCTGGGCCTGCCGGCGGAAGCCAAGGCCGAGCCGATCGAGTTCGACGCCCAGGCCGAAAAGGTAACGCTCAAGGTCGATACCACGGCCAAGACGCCGGGCGGCCGTCACAAGTCATTGATGTGCCGCGCCACGGTCATGCAAGACGGCGAGCCGATCATCCACATGCTCGGCCCCGCTGAGTTGCGCGTCGATGTGCCGCTGGTGAAGAAAGAAACAGAAAAGAAGCCGGCTCCCGCACCTGCGCAGAAGTCGAAGTAA
- a CDS encoding DUF1501 domain-containing protein translates to MSSFNPGRRGFLTVGALAGVGISLADFFRVQEAQAGQKNYDFLPAKAKSVIHIYLPGGMAHQETFDPKPFAPIEYRGELKPINTKIPGVQFSELLPRTADIADKISVIRSMTHGEAAHERGTHNMFTGYKPSPALTYPCMGSVVSHEYGPRNNLPPYVCIPNVPNEFASSGYLSSSFAPFALGSDPAQGGFQVRDLSMQGSMTEDRFTRRRTALEAVNSYFAAKEKSDGLKAMDTFYDRAYSLISSKQAREAFNIDAEPAAVRDAYGRNQAGQRMLMARRLVAAGVRFVSLTYGGWDMHDRITSSMQRTLPDFDKAFAMLIGDLDKQGLLDETLVMVSSEFGRTPKINRTAGRDHWARVFSVVLAGGGVKRGMAYGTSNATASEPEDDPVGPADLATTVYNQLGIVADKELMAPGDRPIEICDGGKLLKELIA, encoded by the coding sequence ATGAGTAGCTTTAATCCTGGCCGTCGTGGTTTTCTCACCGTCGGCGCGTTGGCCGGCGTGGGCATCAGCCTGGCTGACTTCTTCCGCGTTCAGGAAGCTCAGGCTGGACAAAAGAATTACGACTTCTTGCCCGCCAAGGCCAAGAGCGTGATTCACATCTATCTGCCAGGTGGCATGGCCCACCAAGAAACCTTCGATCCCAAGCCGTTCGCGCCGATCGAGTATCGCGGCGAACTGAAGCCGATCAACACCAAGATCCCCGGCGTGCAGTTCTCGGAACTGCTACCCCGTACGGCGGACATCGCCGACAAGATTTCGGTCATCCGCTCGATGACCCACGGCGAAGCGGCCCACGAACGTGGCACGCACAACATGTTCACCGGCTACAAGCCGAGCCCGGCCCTCACTTACCCGTGCATGGGTTCGGTGGTTAGTCACGAATACGGCCCGCGCAACAACCTGCCGCCGTATGTCTGCATTCCGAATGTGCCGAACGAGTTCGCCAGTTCGGGCTACCTGAGCTCGTCGTTCGCGCCGTTCGCGCTGGGCTCGGACCCCGCTCAAGGCGGCTTCCAGGTCCGCGACCTGAGCATGCAAGGGAGCATGACCGAAGATCGCTTCACCCGTCGTCGCACCGCCCTGGAAGCGGTGAACTCGTACTTCGCCGCCAAGGAAAAGTCGGACGGTCTGAAGGCGATGGACACCTTCTATGATCGGGCCTATAGCCTGATCAGCTCGAAGCAAGCTCGCGAAGCGTTCAACATCGACGCCGAACCGGCCGCTGTTCGCGACGCCTATGGTCGCAACCAGGCTGGCCAGCGGATGCTGATGGCTCGCCGGCTGGTGGCTGCTGGCGTGCGGTTTGTCTCGCTCACCTACGGTGGCTGGGACATGCATGATCGGATCACCTCGAGCATGCAGCGCACGTTGCCTGACTTTGACAAGGCCTTTGCCATGTTGATCGGCGACCTCGACAAGCAGGGCTTGCTCGACGAAACGCTGGTCATGGTGTCGTCCGAGTTCGGCCGCACGCCGAAGATCAACCGTACGGCCGGCCGCGATCACTGGGCCCGCGTGTTCAGCGTGGTTCTCGCCGGTGGCGGCGTCAAGCGCGGCATGGCCTACGGCACGTCGAACGCCACGGCCAGCGAACCCGAGGACGATCCGGTCGGGCCCGCCGACCTGGCGACCACGGTTTACAACCAGTTGGGCATCGTGGCCGACAAGGAGTTGATGGCTCCGGGCGACCGCCCGATTGAGATTTGCGACGGCGGTAAACTGCTCAAGGAATTGATTGCCTAG
- a CDS encoding carbon storage regulator: MLVLSRRENESIKLGDSIVITVVRVAGDKVRLGIQAPADMLVLRQELEPNAIPHPAANRAASATISATPGGMSRAG, encoded by the coding sequence ATGCTCGTGTTGTCCCGACGCGAGAACGAGAGCATTAAGCTCGGCGACTCGATTGTGATTACCGTCGTACGAGTCGCCGGTGACAAGGTCCGACTGGGCATCCAGGCCCCTGCCGACATGCTGGTTTTACGGCAAGAACTGGAGCCAAACGCGATTCCTCACCCCGCCGCCAACCGGGCGGCTTCGGCCACGATTTCTGCCACCCCCGGTGGCATGAGCCGGGCCGGTTGA
- a CDS encoding PmoA family protein — MLCAPRFRWTASLSLVGLCLLSAVAAAETVKIEQNDAGAKITIDGQPFAEYLVKSGSKPIVWPIIGPTGKPISRAYPMADVAGEKRDHVHQRSLWFTHGDVDGVDFWSEPASYPKGIPNGRVLGQIVHRRFDKVGVEDGRAILVTTNDWIDQNGKKHCEDTRKLTFQVIGTSRVIDFDVTINATAGDVEFRDTKEGAMGIRVPTVMDVKGGNGHILTSEGMRDTEAWGKPARWVDYSGQVDGQSVGIAVLNHPSSFRHPTRWHVRDYGLFAANPFGEHEFDKTKEPRVTKIESGKSLTLRHRYVFHLGDAETANIAAEYERYSAAP, encoded by the coding sequence ATGCTTTGCGCGCCGCGCTTCCGTTGGACTGCCTCGTTGAGCCTGGTCGGACTGTGCCTGTTGAGCGCCGTGGCCGCGGCAGAAACAGTGAAAATTGAACAGAACGACGCCGGTGCCAAGATCACCATCGACGGCCAGCCGTTCGCCGAATACCTCGTGAAAAGCGGCAGCAAGCCGATCGTTTGGCCAATCATCGGGCCGACCGGTAAGCCGATCAGCCGGGCTTATCCGATGGCGGACGTCGCAGGGGAAAAACGCGATCACGTCCATCAGCGCTCGCTCTGGTTCACCCACGGCGACGTCGACGGCGTGGACTTCTGGTCCGAGCCGGCGTCCTATCCGAAGGGGATTCCCAACGGCCGAGTGCTGGGCCAGATCGTTCATCGCCGCTTCGACAAGGTGGGTGTCGAGGACGGCCGCGCGATCCTGGTGACCACCAACGACTGGATCGATCAGAACGGCAAGAAGCATTGCGAAGACACTCGCAAGCTCACGTTCCAGGTGATTGGCACGTCGCGCGTGATTGACTTCGACGTCACCATCAACGCGACCGCCGGCGACGTCGAGTTTCGCGACACAAAGGAAGGGGCAATGGGCATTCGCGTGCCGACGGTGATGGACGTCAAAGGCGGCAACGGTCACATCCTGACCAGCGAAGGCATGCGCGACACCGAAGCGTGGGGCAAGCCGGCGCGGTGGGTCGATTACTCGGGCCAGGTCGACGGCCAGTCGGTCGGCATCGCGGTGCTGAATCATCCGAGCAGTTTCCGCCATCCCACGCGCTGGCATGTGCGCGACTACGGCTTGTTCGCCGCCAATCCATTTGGCGAACATGAATTCGACAAGACCAAAGAGCCTCGTGTCACCAAGATTGAATCGGGCAAGTCGCTGACGCTGCGACACCGCTATGTGTTCCATCTGGGCGACGCCGAAACGGCGAATATTGCCGCCGAGTACGAGCGGTATTCGGCCGCGCCTTGA
- the cas2 gene encoding CRISPR-associated endonuclease Cas2, with protein sequence MWVVTMFDLPVDTKQARREYARFRKFLLEDGFRRMQFSVYCRPCPSEENAVVHQRRVKGRLPPDGEVRMLTITDKQFERMQIFWGKMRRRPEQPGHQLELF encoded by the coding sequence ATGTGGGTCGTGACGATGTTCGACCTGCCGGTCGACACCAAGCAAGCGCGGCGCGAGTATGCCCGCTTCCGCAAGTTCTTGCTTGAGGACGGCTTTCGGCGGATGCAGTTCTCGGTATATTGCCGGCCATGCCCCAGCGAGGAAAATGCCGTGGTTCACCAACGGCGCGTGAAAGGCCGACTGCCACCGGACGGCGAGGTGCGCATGCTCACCATCACCGACAAGCAGTTTGAAAGGATGCAGATATTTTGGGGAAAAATGCGTCGACGCCCCGAGCAACCGGGGCATCAACTCGAACTTTTCTAG
- the cas1 gene encoding type II CRISPR-associated endonuclease Cas1: MIKRTIEISREPAHLCVRLDQLLLRRGEQTVGQFPCEDVGVVVVDHPQATYTHHALASLAAADATLIVCGRDHLPVGMLLPLGDHSQVVWRLREQITAPLPLRKRLWQQIVRAKIKAQADNLDPASPPARRMRELMTQVRSGDPSNIEAQAARAYWSAWLVNAPASLADQLPFHRDPDQRGLNGMLNYGYAIVRAAVARALVSGGLLPAWGLHHRHRANPFCLADDLVEPLRPLVDDRVRQLAFAGQTELDQPTKAALLELLTLPVRTGTGAGPLFVQLHAYVASLAACFQGQGRRLEIPEPCESADTDACGS, translated from the coding sequence GTGATTAAACGCACGATCGAAATCTCGCGCGAGCCGGCGCACCTCTGTGTCCGCCTCGATCAACTTCTGCTCCGCCGCGGCGAACAAACCGTCGGCCAGTTTCCCTGTGAAGATGTTGGCGTGGTCGTCGTCGATCATCCCCAGGCGACCTACACCCATCACGCCTTGGCCTCGCTGGCCGCCGCCGACGCCACGCTAATCGTGTGTGGCCGCGATCACTTGCCCGTGGGCATGTTGCTGCCCCTGGGCGACCACTCGCAGGTCGTGTGGCGACTGCGCGAACAGATCACGGCGCCGCTCCCGCTGCGCAAGCGGCTGTGGCAGCAGATTGTCCGTGCCAAGATCAAGGCCCAAGCCGACAACCTTGATCCCGCTTCGCCCCCAGCACGGCGAATGCGCGAGTTGATGACGCAGGTTCGCTCGGGCGATCCCAGCAACATCGAGGCCCAGGCGGCGCGAGCCTATTGGTCGGCGTGGCTGGTGAATGCGCCCGCCAGCCTGGCCGATCAGCTTCCCTTTCATCGCGATCCCGATCAACGCGGCCTGAACGGGATGTTGAACTACGGCTACGCGATTGTGCGGGCCGCCGTGGCGCGAGCGCTGGTATCGGGCGGGTTGCTGCCGGCCTGGGGCTTGCACCATCGGCATCGAGCCAACCCGTTTTGTCTGGCCGACGACTTGGTCGAACCGTTGCGGCCGCTGGTCGATGATCGCGTGCGCCAATTGGCGTTCGCGGGGCAGACGGAACTCGACCAGCCGACCAAAGCTGCGTTGCTTGAATTGCTCACGCTGCCGGTTCGCACCGGCACGGGAGCAGGTCCGCTGTTCGTGCAGTTGCACGCTTACGTCGCGTCGCTTGCCGCCTGCTTCCAAGGCCAAGGCCGTCGGCTGGAGATTCCCGAACCATGCGAATCAGCGGATACCGATGCATGTGGGTCGTGA